In Vanessa tameamea isolate UH-Manoa-2023 chromosome 19, ilVanTame1 primary haplotype, whole genome shotgun sequence, one genomic interval encodes:
- the Alph gene encoding protein phosphatase 1B — MGAFLNKPETKKYNENGEGNGLRYGVASMQGWRVEMEDAHHAQLTLNGTLSDWSYFAVFDGHAGARVSAHCADNLLESILQTEEFRRDDITEAIRAGFLDLDKKMRELPELSNGEEKSGSTAVCAFVSPKQIYIANCGDSRAVLARNGAPIFATRDHKPELPSEKSRIVQAGGSVMIQRVNGSLAVSRALGDYEYKKVMGRGPCEQLVSPEPEVSVHERLDSEDEFLVLACDGVWDVMSNKALCAYVHSLLQLTDDLVAITNQVIDTCLYKGSKDNMSIVLVVFPAAPKPDPEAQRADRELDETLRQRLTVLLEQSAGQEEDTSNHFSHVLKELVKEKIPGLPPGGGLAAKQALLDKIYREFYPDHTDSSEKFDCQAELADAFGAN, encoded by the exons ATGGGGGCCTTTTTAAATAAGCCCGAGACTAAGAAATATAACGAGAACGGAGAAGGTAACGGTCTTCGCTATGGCGTGGCGTCGATGCAAGGCTGGCGCGTGGAGATGGAGGATGCTCACCACGCGCAACTCACTCTAAACGGAACTTTATCGGACTGGTCGTATTTTGCCGTTTTTGATGGCCATGCGGGTGCACGGGTGTCAGCTCACTGTGCAGATAATTTGCTCGAGAGTATCTTACAAACTGAAGAGTTTCGGCGTGATGATATAACGGAGGCAATCCGCGCCGGTTTTCTCGACCTCGACAAGAAGATGCGAGAGTTGCCCGAGCTTTCGAATGGTGAAGAGAAATCGGGATCGACAGCAGTGTGTGCATTCGTGTCGCCTAAGCAGATATATATAGCAAATTGTGGCGATTCTCGAGCAGTTCTGGCACGAAACGGAGCTCCAATATTTGCTACACGAGACCACAAGCCGGAATTGCCTTCGGAAAAGTCTCGTATAGTGCAAGCGGGTGGTTCTGTTATGATACAGCGTGTGAACGGCAGTTTGGCAGTGTCGCGAGCATTAGGCGACTACGAGTACAAGAAGGTAATGGGTCGCGGACCTTGCGAACAGCTTGTTTCGCCAGAACCTGAGGTGTCTGTGCACGAAAGGCTCGATTCCGAAGACGAGTTTCTGGTGCTGGCCTGTGATGGTGTATGGGACGTGATGAGCAACAAGGCTCTGTGCGCATACGTGCACTCATTACTTCAGCTCACGGATGACCTTGTGGCAATCACTAATCAGGTCATTGACACATGTCTTTATAAG GGAAGCAAAGATAACATGAGCATTGTTCTGGTGGTGTTCCCAGCTGCACCGAAGCCGGATCCTGAAGCTCAAAGAGCTGACCGGGAACTGGACGAGACGCTTCGACAACGGCTCACAG TCCTGCTAGAGCAAAGCGCTGGTCAAGAGGAGGACACTTCCAACCACTTCTCCCACGTCCTCAAAGAACTCGTGAAGGAGAAAATACCCGGTCTGCCACCTGGTGGTGGTCTCGCTgctaa
- the LOC113397049 gene encoding translation initiation factor IF-2, mitochondrial, which produces MFRSVMLKWLPLKHFKNEYFLQAAETGKDYTKILWNNKRHLSVSSISFKKRKSSEEKAVENQGKRVIRYAPKAGTEVVGIWRNMTVQEIANVLKKDVDHVFKALEFADKNSDTYYKEDTVIHNPQIIRDVIKISGCRFRIIARPDEDIDKEQNKDAVPAPPAPPEALRPRPPVVCVMGHVDHGKTTLLDALRDTSVVDTEFGGITQHIGAFEVTLPSGERATFLDTPGHAAFGAMRSRGARCTDVVVLVVAADDGVMAQTLESVRMARAADVPILVAINKIDKPGVNIDKTLRSLAQHGLLCEALGGDVQAIAVSALKRLHLDTLVEALILQAQLMDLKADPGGYVEGVVIEAFVDPRTGKQATILVQRGTLRKGCVIVAGNGWAKVRVLQNSAGLSVESASPATPVLVMGWRELPSAGDTVLEVESEKRANEVMRWRHNQRMKEKQESDLEAINIKESEHQAIYKQKLAQKRSLGRFRTRQEGPRQKMIQEDDHPTLSVIVKGDVDGSVEAILDILETYDDHERVRLELVSYGVGQVTPNDVEVAQAFNAIIYAFNVECPPGVARDARAAGVQLAQHNVIYKLVDAVRDQLSARLPRRRHEEPLGEANVLQQFHVSEGKKKVPVAGCRCVKGSLVRNALYRVVRGQDVVYEGKLASMKHLKEEVTTIKRDMECGLRFEDPNFIMQPGDTVVCYKMVDVSSTTSWDPGF; this is translated from the exons ATGTTCAGAAGTGTTATGTTAAAAtg gttgccattgaaacattttaaaaatgaatattttctgcAAGCAGCGGAGACTGGAAaagattatacaaaaatactCTGGAATAATAAAAGACACCTTTCAGTTTCGAGCATTAGTTTCAAGAAAAGAAAATCTTCAGAAGAGAAG gcTGTCGAAAATCAAGGGAAAAGAGTAATCAGATATGCACCGAAAGCAGGTACTGAGGTTGTGGGCATTTGGCGTAACATGACTGTACAGGAGATTGCAAATGTGTTGAAAAAAGATGttg ACCATGTCTTCAAAGCCTTAGAGTTTGCTGATAAAAATTCAGACACATACTATAAAGAAGACACTGTGATACACAATCCTCAAATAATAAGAGATGTCATCAAGATATCTGGCTGTAGATTCAGGATAATTGCAAGACCTGATGAGGATATTGATAAAGAGCAG aataaagaTGCAGTACCAGCTCCACCTGCTCCGCCGGAGGCGCTTCGCCCCCGACCGCCCGTAGTGTGCGTGATGGGACATGTAGACCACGGGAAGACGACACTGCTCGACGCTCTGAGGGACACATCTGTTGTAGATACAGAGTTTGGAGGAATAACGCAACATATTGGAGCTTTTGAAG TGACGCTGCCGTCGGGCGAGCGCGCCACGTTCCTGGACACGCCGGGGCACGCGGCGTTCGGCGCCATGCGCTCGCGCGGCGCGCGGTGCACGGACGTGGTGGTGCTGGTGGTGGCGGCCGACGACGGCGTCATGGCGCAGACGCTGGAGTCCGTGCGCATGGCGCGCGCCGCCGACG TTCCGATATTGGTGGCAATCAACAAAATCGACAAGCCAGGTGTGAACATT GACAAAACCCTGCGCTCGCTGGCCCAACACGGGCTGCTCTGCGAAGCGCTGGGCGGGGACGTGCAGGCCATCGCCGTCTCGGCGCTCAAGAGGCTGCACCTCGACACGCTGGTGGAAGCTCTCATCCTGCAGGCGCAGCTGATGGACTTGAAGGCCGATCCAGGCGGATACGTCGAAGGGGTCGTCATTGAAGCCTTCGTGGATCCCCGAACTGG AAAGCAAGCGACAATATTAGTACAGCGAGGTACGTTGAGAAAAGGATGCGTTATCGTCGCTGGCAACGGATGGGCGAAG GTGCGCGTGCTACAGAACAGTGCGGGCCTCAGTGTGGAGAGCGCATCTCCCGCCACGCCCGTGCTCGTGATGGGCTGGCGGGAGCTGCCCTCCGCTGGCGACACCGTGCTTGAGGTCGAGAGCGAG AAACGTGCAAACGAGGTGATGAGATGGCGTCACAATCAACGAATGAAAGAAAAACAAGAATCTGATTTAGAAGCTATAAACATAAAGGAGAGCGAACACCAGGCCATATATAAACAGAAGCTCGCACAGAAGCGGTCGCTCGGCCGGTTCCGCACCAGGCAGGAGGGGCCGCGGCAGAAGATGATACAGGAGGACGACCATCCCACGCTCAGTGTCATTGTTAAAG GTGACGTGGACGGGTCGGTGGAAGCTATCTTGGATATTCTGGAAACCTACGACGACCATGAACGTGTGAGACTCGAACTCGTCAGCTACGGTGTGGGACAGGTCACTCCTAATGATGTCGAG GTGGCGCAAGCGTTCAACGCCATAATCTACGCGTTCAACGTGGAGTGTCCGCCGGGCGTGGCGAGAGACGCCCGCGCGGCCGGCGTGCAGCTGGCGCAGCACAACGTCATCTACAAGCTGGTGGACGCCGTGCGCGACCAGCTCAGCGCGCGCCTGCCGCGCCGCCGGCACGAGGAGCCGCTCG GCGAGGCGAACGTCCTCCAGCAGTTCCACGTGTCGGAGGGCAAGAAGAAGGTGCCGGTCGCGGGCTGTCGCTGTGTGAAGGGCTCGCTGGTGAGGAACGCGCTGTACCGAGTCGTGAGAGGCCAGGACGTCGTGTATGAAG GTAAACTAGCATCAATGAAACATTTGAAAGAGGAAGTAACGACCATAAAACGAGATATGGAGTGCGGTCTGCGCTTCGAAGACCCCAACTTTATAATGCAGCCCGGAGACACAGTAGTGTGCTACAAGATGGTCGATGTCTCCAGCACCACCAGCTGGGACCCCGGGTTTTAG
- the LOC135193817 gene encoding uncharacterized protein LOC135193817, which yields MESLINFQYDLCSRMCKSRLNFKKSPKDRLTKAYIEGKLEAIDQLWLEFLCGHKDLMRNYEPKILNSSNYVTSDKYNETEEIYLEYKCELKSKLVEFNMTQCGSGADNVSTRAAQVKLPKINIPTFSGVYSEWASFKDLFKSLITQNVSLDNVQKLHYLKGHLAGEAEQLLRHMPIQESNFERCWQLLEERYNNKKYICHHVLKRLFSQKNISFESANALKDLVNTTNDCLVTLKNLGINVNSWDVLIIHILTLKLDPESRRQWEFSVSSNISSDELPTYTQFKEFLTNRFRAIEFLGPVSKPENKFQNNCKVKTLHVASSVTCPFCSEGHKLSKCKMFHKETVESRRKFVYDNNVCFNCLGSNHSAKECRTPVRCSICKRIHHSLLHPKGANSSEVNKTECVVNSSEGTTTSSSNASPSSFMVSCVAAGKKQQQVLLATALVKAICRNGNEYSIRALLDQGSQASFVTESTVQYLGLKKTVFTSQIAGLGGNKAIVSKTMVTMEIKSRYKPDFKILIKAHVLKNITSLLSTRRVEAKEWQELEGLMLADPEYFNSNHIDLLLGADVYGAILQEGMKKNPEGTLIAQATSLGWILSGTVSCNIKPSSRISVMHCCESEDLLKKFWELESDVPKQKSSMFTEEERLCEELFTQTTKRDPNGRYIVRLPFKNGYPEVTGSRDIAEKRLKSLEVKFSKDPILKTKYQEVISEYLKLDHMEEVPPEDINNPKAIYLPHHAVIRNDKETTKVRIVYDASCKGKNNLSLNDQLLVGPTLQPELRHIIMQWRC from the exons atggaATCTCTAATCAACTTTCAATATGATTTATGTTCGCGTATGTGTAAATCAAGGTTGAATTTTAAGAAAAGCCCTAAAGACCGGTTAACAAAGGCTTATATAGAAGGAAAGTTAGAGGCTATTGATCAATTGTGGCTTGAATTCTTATGTGGTCATAAGGATTTAATGAGAAATTACGaacctaaaattttaaattcttcaaATTATGTAACGtctgataaatataatgaaactgaggaaatttatttggaatacaaatgtgaatTAAAGTCTAAGTTGGTAGAATTTAATATGACACAATGTGGAAGTGGAGCTGACAATGTAAGCACAAGAGCTGCTCAGGTGAAATTACCCAAAATTAATATTCCTACCTTTTCAGGAGTTTACTCAGAATGGGCCTCTTTTAAAGATCTTTTCAAATCATTAATAACTCAAAATGTATCCTTAGATAATGTacaaaagttacattatttgAAGGGACATCTTGCGGGTGAAGCGGAGCAACTCTTGAGGCATATGCCAATTCAAGAGTCTAATTTTGAAAGGTGCTGGCAGTTACTAGAGGAAaggtataacaataaaaaatacatctgcCACCATGTTTTGAAACGACTCTTTAGCCAAAAGAATATATCATTCGAGTCGGCGAATGCATTAAAAGATTTAGTTAACACCACTAATGATTGCCTAGTTACTCTCAAAAATCTGGGCATAAATGTAAATAGCTgggatgttttaataattcatatcctTACTTTGAAATTGGACCCAGAGTCTCGACGTCAGTGGGAGTTTAGTGTATCATCAAATATTTCGTCAGACGAACTTCCCACTTATACccaatttaaagaatttttaacaaatagatTTCGCGCTATCGAGTTTTTGGGCCCGGTTTCAAAACCagaaaacaaatttcaaaataattgtaaagtaaaaaCACTTCATGTTGCAAGTTCTGTAACATGTCCGTTCTGTTCGGAAGgtcataaattaagtaaatgtaaaatgttccATAAAGAAACTGTTGAATCTCGTCGAAAATTTGTTTATGACAATAATGTTTGCTTCAATTGTTTGGGAAGCAATCACTCTGCCAAGGAGTGTCGGACACCTGTTAGGTGTAGTATTTGCAAGCGGATTCATCATTCGCTATTGCATCCTAAGGGTGCTAATTCATCTGAGGTAAACAAGACTGAGTGTGTTGTTAATTCTTCAGAAGGTACCACAACCTCATCTTCGAATGCCTCTCCATCATCCTTTATGGTGTCTTGTGTTGCAGCCGGTAAGAAACAACAACAAGTGCTACTTGCCACGGCTTTAGTCAAGGCTATTTGTAGGAATGGTAATGAGTACAGCATTCGGGCGCTCCTAGACCAGGGGTCGCAGGCTTCATTTGTAACCGAATCTACGGTACAATATTTGGGTTTAAAGAAAACTGTTTTCACCAGTCAGATAGCAGGGCTGGGAGGAAATAAGGCAATAGTTTCTAAGACTATGGTCACAATGGAAATAAAGTCTCGGTACAAAccagattttaaaattttaataaaagcacACGTGTTAAAGAATATAACCTCTCTCTTGTCAACTAGAAGAGTGGAAGCCAAAGAATGGCAGGAACTTGAAGGTTTAATGCTAGCTGATCCGGAGTACTTTAATTCAAATCATATCGATCTTCTCTTGGGTGCGGACGTATATGGAGCAATTCTGCAGGAGGGTATGAAGAAAAATCCAGAAGGAACGCTGATAGCACAAGCAACCAGTCTCGGCTGGATTCTGTCCGGTACTGTAAGCTGCAACATCAAGCCCTCATCTCGTATAAGCGTAATGCATTGCTGCGAAAGTGAGGATTTATTGAAGAAATTTTGGGAACTTGAATCAGATGTTCCGAAACAAAAATCCAGCATGTTTACAGAGGAAGAAAGGCTTTGCGAAGAACTTTTCACTCAGACCACCAAAAGAGATCCCAATGGGCGGTATATAGTTCGGCTGCCTTTCAAAAATGGATATCCCGAAGTCACAGGATCTAGAGACATAGCCGAAAAACGTCTTAAATCGCTAGAAGTCAAGTTCAGCAAGGACCCGATtctgaaaacaaaatatcagGAGGTAATAAGTGAATATCTTAAGCTGGATCACATGGAAGAAGTACCACCAGAAGATATAAATAATCCTAAGGCTATATACTTACCACATCACGCCGTTATCAGAAATGATAAAGAAACTACGAAGGTCAGAATTGTTTATGATGCCTCCTGCAAAGGCAAAAACAACCTATCACTCAATGATCAGTTGTTGGTTGGACCTACCTTACAGCCAGAGTTGCGGCATATAATCATGCAGTGGAGGT GTTAA